The genomic segment TGTCCTTGACTTTAAGCTTTATAAAGGTATAAAATATTGTTATGAATCTGGCACATACACTTGTTTCTTACTAAAAACCCCATGTCAAAACCAAAAAAATCCACATGCTAAAAAAACCCCTTAGAATGGCGAATGCCGCAATCCAGTTTAACCTCTTTAAAAAGAGAAATCTTATCAAGGTAGGGCACAGGATAACCCACAAATGCAATTACAAGTGCTCTTACTGTTCGCTATGGAAGGACAATCTCAGGGAACTGGATACCATACAGGCATTGAATCTTGTGGATCAGGTTGCTGATATGGGTTGTGTAGTCTATGCCATAAGCGGGGGAGAACCCCTTATAAGAAAAGACCTTCCCGATATTCTCAAACGGATAAAGAAGAGAGGCATGATAGCAAAAATAGTTACAAACGGCTCTCTTGTAGCAAAAAGAATCGATGAAATATGTAACAACGTGGACGTAATGAACTTCTCTTTCGATACAGTAAATGCAGATGTCCCTGAAGATATTGGCATTATAAAAGTCCTTAACGATTCTGTAACCGAAGGCATTAAGGTAGCGGTCAAAAAGATCCCCCACGTCGGGCTTAACGTGGTACTTACCAAGCTGTCTGCAAAAGAGCTTGATAAAATTGTAGCAACGGGTTACGAACTTGGGATTAAATCTTTCACCTTCTTTCCCCTCATCACTCATTTCAACTATAAAAACCTGGATGAACTTGAAAAAAGATATGATAATATCTATGGAGGCATAGATAACTATAGAAACGCTGTCTTAAAAATAAGGGAACTTCGGGATAAAGGTTATCCTGTAACAATGAGCAACATGATGCTTGATGCCATGTACACATTCAAGATACCAAAGATGAAGTGCATCTCAGGATACCTTAGCTGTGGTATATCGCCTGACGGTAAGCTGGGAACATGTTATGAATTTTTTAAAGAGAGTACGGGATCGTTTCATGATAAAAACTTTAAAGAACTTTGGGAAGAGCTTGGAAATAATCTAAGTGTAGTGGATAATTGCAAGGGGTGCCTCCTGCACTGCTACTTTGAGCCTAATGCAATATTTTCAGCATCTCCCGGAGCCATCTTCTCGTACGGCAAAAGATATATCAGGGCTCTTTTGCGGTAAAATGACCATAATTCAGATCTCCTATCACCTGTTAATAACAGATGATACCTTATGAAAGTTCTACTTATCCATCCCCCAATTAGCATGACAAAGAACACCCCGCCTATATTTAATTCGCTGCCACTGGGGCTGGGATACATTGCATCAGTGCTTGAGCAGAATAATATTGATGTCAGGATCATTGATGGCTACATTGAAGGTCTGAATCGCGAGAAACTCAGCAATGAACTTGACGCTTACTCACCTGACCTG from the Nitrospirota bacterium genome contains:
- a CDS encoding radical SAM protein, whose amino-acid sequence is MANAAIQFNLFKKRNLIKVGHRITHKCNYKCSYCSLWKDNLRELDTIQALNLVDQVADMGCVVYAISGGEPLIRKDLPDILKRIKKRGMIAKIVTNGSLVAKRIDEICNNVDVMNFSFDTVNADVPEDIGIIKVLNDSVTEGIKVAVKKIPHVGLNVVLTKLSAKELDKIVATGYELGIKSFTFFPLITHFNYKNLDELEKRYDNIYGGIDNYRNAVLKIRELRDKGYPVTMSNMMLDAMYTFKIPKMKCISGYLSCGISPDGKLGTCYEFFKESTGSFHDKNFKELWEELGNNLSVVDNCKGCLLHCYFEPNAIFSASPGAIFSYGKRYIRALLR